The proteins below are encoded in one region of Rhodospirillales bacterium:
- a CDS encoding CBS domain-containing protein, with translation MTHWRSTLLRDGAPLAEAIRIIDASSKQICLVVDDADRLLGTVTDGDVRRAILKAVP, from the coding sequence ATGACCCACTGGCGCAGCACCCTGTTGCGCGACGGCGCCCCGCTGGCCGAGGCGATCCGCATCATCGATGCCTCGTCGAAGCAGATTTGCCTGGTGGTGGACGACGCGGACCGGCTGCTCGGCACCGTCACCGACGGCGACGTCCGCCGCGCCATCCTGAAGGCGGTGCCGC
- the neuC gene encoding UDP-N-acetylglucosamine 2-epimerase (hydrolyzing): MLDDPDNHDPEGHWPPQAGDGRVSRRRIGIVTSARADFGLLRGLMDAVRAAPELDLIVYATGMHHSRAHGHTLDEVKAAEPAEVIVEVPSFQGGDSPEAVARTIAAGVSGFAAAFANRRPDILVVLGDRYDSYPAALAALPFAIPIAHISGGESTEGAIDEAIRHSLTKLAHLHFPSHELYARRIRQMGEEAWRVTLSGQPGLDALVAFRPSPRADVIGGLGLDPKRPVSLLTYHPETLAADKTADAVAAVLKAAANIDSQVVFTAPNADTGNAPIREAISAFAASRPGCIYRESLGRDLYLELLNHADCMVGNSSSGIIEAASFKLPTVNIGDRQKGRLADRNVIACAGEAAAIADAWRRALDPAFRAGLAGLVNSYGDGRAVPRILAVLKSVPLDRRLIVKTFADTATPEASR; the protein is encoded by the coding sequence ACGATCCAGATAATCACGACCCTGAAGGACATTGGCCGCCTCAGGCCGGGGACGGCCGCGTGAGCCGCCGCCGGATCGGCATCGTTACTTCGGCCCGCGCCGACTTCGGCCTCTTGCGCGGCCTGATGGACGCGGTCCGCGCCGCGCCGGAGCTTGACCTGATCGTCTACGCCACCGGCATGCACCATTCCCGCGCCCACGGCCATACCTTGGACGAAGTGAAGGCCGCCGAACCCGCCGAGGTGATTGTCGAGGTGCCGAGTTTCCAGGGCGGCGATTCGCCCGAGGCCGTCGCCCGGACCATCGCCGCCGGCGTTTCCGGCTTCGCCGCCGCCTTCGCCAACCGGCGGCCCGACATTTTGGTGGTGTTGGGGGATCGTTACGACTCCTATCCCGCCGCGCTGGCCGCCTTGCCGTTCGCCATCCCCATCGCGCATATCTCGGGCGGCGAGTCGACCGAGGGCGCCATCGACGAGGCCATCCGCCATTCCCTGACCAAGCTCGCGCACCTGCATTTTCCCTCCCATGAACTCTACGCCCGGCGCATCCGGCAAATGGGCGAGGAGGCCTGGCGCGTGACCCTGTCCGGCCAGCCCGGGCTTGATGCCCTCGTCGCGTTCCGCCCCTCGCCGCGCGCCGACGTGATCGGCGGCCTCGGTCTCGACCCCAAGCGCCCGGTCAGCCTGCTGACCTATCACCCGGAGACCCTGGCGGCGGACAAGACGGCGGACGCCGTCGCCGCCGTGCTGAAAGCCGCCGCCAACATCGACAGCCAGGTCGTGTTCACCGCCCCCAATGCCGACACCGGCAACGCCCCGATCCGCGAAGCCATTAGCGCCTTCGCCGCGAGCCGTCCGGGATGCATCTACCGCGAATCGCTCGGCCGGGATCTTTATCTCGAACTGCTCAACCACGCCGATTGCATGGTCGGCAATTCCTCGTCGGGCATCATCGAGGCGGCAAGCTTCAAGCTGCCGACGGTCAATATCGGCGATCGCCAAAAAGGCCGACTCGCCGACCGTAACGTCATTGCCTGCGCGGGCGAGGCCGCGGCGATCGCGGACGCTTGGCGCCGCGCCCTCGATCCCGCCTTTCGCGCCGGCCTGGCCGGGTTGGTCAATTCCTACGGCGACGGCCGCGCCGTGCCGCGTATTCTCGCCGTGCTGAAATCGGTGCCGCTGGATCGGCGCCTGATCGTTAAGACCTTCGCCGACACGGCAACCCCCGAGGCATCCCGATGA